GACCGACGGCGGCCAGCGCTCGGAGTCGGGAGCGTCGGAAGCGGCGACGGGCGCCGGCGGAGGGTCAACTCCCGACCCTGATCCCGACCCGGCGCTCGCCGACGTCGCGGCGGACCTCGAAGCCCTCGATCTGGCGGAGGTCTCGCCGATCGAACTTATGAGTCGCGTCCAGGAGTGGCAGGAGCGCCTCGACGACGCGTGATCGGGATCTCAACGGCCGACGCGGCGACGACCGGTAACGATTAGGCCGTCTACTCCCAGGGTTGGGGTAGCATATGTGTGGGGACGAGCGACCGCGCCGCGGAACGGTCGGCGTGTACCGGGGTGAGCGCCCGTGACCGAAGCGGCGGAGCGCGACGCGGAGGCCGAAGCCGACGAGCAGGACGACCACCTCGAGGCGACGATCAGCCAGCGCGGCGTCCTCTTTTCGGCTCGGGACCGCATCCTGATTGTCCGCCGGAGCACCGACGGCGGCTGGGAGCTGCCCGGCGGCCGGCTCGGCCCCTACGAGGACGCGCCCGTCGGCGTCCACCGCGAGATCGTCGAGGAGACCGGTCTGGACGTCCACGTCGGCCGGCCGGTCCACACGGCGTCGTGGCGCAACGACGTCGATCGGGGGCGGTTCGCGGTCTACTACCGGTGCATCGTCCCCGCGGCGCTCGACGTCGCGAGCAGCGATCCCGTCTCGCTCAGCGACGAGCATATGGACCACACCTGGCTGCCGCCGGAGGCGGCCGCAGACCGGCTGAGCAACGTCCAGAGCGAGGCCGTCGCGGCCGCGCTGGAGGTCCACGATGGGTGAGGGATCCGACGCGAACGCCGAACGTAGCGGGACCGACGCGGACGAACGTGCGGCCAGCGGCGACGAGCCCCCGAGCCCGACGATCCACGAACTCGACGACCGGACGGTCAGGCAGATCGCCGCGGGCGAGGTCGTCGAGCGC
This is a stretch of genomic DNA from Halobellus sp. MBLA0158. It encodes these proteins:
- a CDS encoding NUDIX hydrolase: MTEAAERDAEAEADEQDDHLEATISQRGVLFSARDRILIVRRSTDGGWELPGGRLGPYEDAPVGVHREIVEETGLDVHVGRPVHTASWRNDVDRGRFAVYYRCIVPAALDVASSDPVSLSDEHMDHTWLPPEAAADRLSNVQSEAVAAALEVHDG